The following proteins are co-located in the Geminocystis sp. M7585_C2015_104 genome:
- a CDS encoding 4-hydroxy-tetrahydrodipicolinate reductase: MERENAIPVVVNGAAGKMGREVVKAVAKAEDMMLVGAVDRNPEVLGKDVGEVAGCGPLEIPIVNDLQSVLVLATQYKTQGVMVDFTHPDSVYENVRTAIAYGIRPVVGTTGLTPEQIQELAEFASKASTGVLIVPNFSIGMVLMQQAAIAAAQYFDHVEIIELHHNQKADAPSGTAIKTAEMLSGLGKTYNPQQVEEKENIPGVRGGVCGDNIRIHSVRLPGLIAHQEIIFGAPGQIYTLRHDATDRSCYMPGVLLAIRKVTKLKSLVYGLEKIL; the protein is encoded by the coding sequence ATGGAAAGAGAAAATGCCATCCCAGTAGTGGTCAATGGCGCGGCAGGCAAAATGGGAAGAGAGGTGGTAAAGGCCGTCGCCAAAGCGGAAGACATGATGTTGGTAGGGGCAGTAGACCGCAACCCCGAGGTGTTGGGCAAGGATGTTGGAGAAGTGGCCGGCTGTGGCCCTTTGGAAATACCCATCGTCAACGATTTGCAGAGTGTATTGGTCCTGGCAACCCAGTACAAAACCCAGGGGGTAATGGTGGACTTCACCCACCCCGACAGTGTCTATGAAAATGTCCGCACTGCCATCGCCTATGGCATTCGCCCTGTAGTGGGCACCACCGGTTTAACCCCAGAACAAATCCAAGAATTAGCAGAATTCGCCTCCAAGGCCTCCACCGGCGTTTTGATTGTCCCCAATTTCTCTATTGGCATGGTACTGATGCAACAGGCTGCCATTGCCGCCGCCCAGTACTTCGACCACGTAGAGATAATTGAATTACACCATAATCAAAAGGCAGACGCCCCCAGTGGGACAGCCATTAAAACCGCAGAAATGTTGTCCGGACTGGGCAAAACCTATAACCCCCAACAGGTGGAGGAAAAAGAAAACATACCCGGCGTCAGGGGGGGTGTCTGTGGTGACAATATTCGCATTCACAGTGTACGTCTTCCGGGTTTGATAGCCCACCAGGAGATTATTTTTGGCGCGCCAGGCCAAATCTATACCCTCCGTCATGATGCCACCGATCGCTCCTGTTACATGCCTGGCGTCCTTCTGGCCATTCGCAAGGTTACCAAACTTAAATCTCTAGTCTATGGCTTGGAGAAGATTCTTTGA
- a CDS encoding VWA domain-containing protein, whose protein sequence is MNNVESIVRNRDYTIIIDKSGSLSQDDGTGKTRWQMAEESTLALAKKCEELDGDGITVYLFAGRFRRYDNVKADKVREIFAQHQPMGPSDLKSALADALENYFQRKAEGRAKKNGETILIITDDIPNEPKEIIRLIIDATNKIDRDEELGISFIQVGKNPKAREYFKALDDKLQQAGAKYDIVDTVTVDQLENMTVTDVLLNAVVD, encoded by the coding sequence ATGAATAATGTGGAATCCATTGTCAGGAACCGAGACTATACTATCATCATTGACAAAAGCGGCAGTTTAAGCCAAGATGACGGAACAGGCAAGACCCGTTGGCAAATGGCAGAAGAATCAACCCTGGCATTGGCCAAGAAATGTGAGGAGTTGGATGGAGACGGCATCACAGTGTATCTGTTTGCCGGGCGTTTTAGACGTTATGACAATGTAAAGGCAGACAAGGTAAGGGAAATCTTCGCCCAACACCAGCCTATGGGGCCCTCTGACTTGAAAAGTGCTCTTGCTGACGCCCTAGAGAATTATTTTCAACGTAAAGCCGAGGGGAGGGCCAAAAAAAATGGCGAAACCATCCTGATTATAACCGATGACATACCCAATGAACCTAAGGAAATTATCCGTCTAATCATAGATGCCACCAATAAAATCGACCGGGATGAGGAGTTAGGTATTTCCTTTATTCAGGTGGGGAAAAATCCTAAGGCAAGGGAGTATTTTAAAGCCCTGGACGACAAATTGCAACAGGCCGGGGCAAAATATGACATTGTGGACACAGTGACAGTAGACCAATTGGAAAACATGACTGTTACCGATGTTCTTTTAAACGCCGTCGTCGACTAG
- a CDS encoding DUF2854 domain-containing protein: MLRRIPLASLALVLGLGLSALGIIAYATDNPTLNLAGFFYGIPLVLAGLALKTAELKPVPYAKGTPEEIVALRKKKATPTLQKLLRDVTSYRYGQEAHLDEALKKLGLSPSPAKGPVLTKIEEAEVDGNYALILYFDSPFIPLDQWLAKREKITKFFGPGITVSITQGTTEGEIKVSLITT, from the coding sequence ATGTTGCGCCGAATTCCTCTTGCTTCACTAGCCTTAGTATTGGGTTTAGGCTTGAGTGCTTTAGGTATTATTGCCTATGCCACAGACAATCCTACGTTGAATTTGGCGGGTTTTTTTTATGGGATACCGTTGGTGTTAGCAGGTTTAGCGTTAAAGACGGCAGAATTAAAACCCGTACCCTATGCTAAGGGTACACCAGAAGAAATAGTGGCCTTGAGAAAGAAAAAAGCCACCCCCACCCTGCAAAAACTGCTACGGGATGTAACAAGTTATCGTTATGGCCAGGAGGCGCATTTAGACGAAGCCCTGAAAAAACTAGGTTTGAGCCCCTCTCCCGCAAAGGGGCCGGTGTTAACGAAAATAGAGGAGGCGGAGGTGGACGGCAATTATGCCCTTATTCTCTATTTTGATTCTCCTTTTATTCCACTCGACCAATGGTTAGCTAAGCGGGAGAAAATTACCAAATTTTTTGGCCCTGGTATTACTGTCTCTATTACGCAGGGTACTACAGAGGGGGAAATAAAAGTAAGTCTGATTACCACCTAG
- the carB gene encoding carbamoyl-phosphate synthase large subunit, whose protein sequence is MPRRNDINKILLLGSGPIVIGQACEFDYSGTQACKALREEGYEVVLVNSNPATIMTDPEMADRTYIEPILPEFVEKIIAKERPDALLPTMGGQTALNTAVALAESGVLSKYGVELIGAKLSAIKMAEDRQLFKEAMMRIGIPVCPSGIATTVEEAKAVAAEIGSYPLIIRPAFTLGGTGGGIAYNQEEFEEMAKFGLDTSPVSQILIEKSLIGWKEYELEVMRDLADNVVIICSIENVDPMGIHTGDSITVAPAQTLTDKEYQRLRDYAKAIIREIGVETGGSNIQFAVNPDNGEVIVIEMNPRVSRSSALASKATGFPIAKFAAKLAVGYTLDEIKNDITKKTPASFEPTIDYVVTKIPRFAFEKFPGAQPVLTTQMKSVGEVMAIGRTFCESFQKAIRGLEIGRGGFGCDRQETIPPLSQVTASLRTPNPERIFSIYHAFKLGMTVEQVHELTAIDPWFLDKMQQLVEMEKFLKRTPLHQITAEQMRTIKQHGFSDRQIAFATKTTEDEVRAYRKSLGVVPVYKLVDTCAAEFEAYTPYYYSTYEAGETENPPSDRPKVMILGGGPNRIGQGIEFDYCCCHAVFALKKAGYETIMVNSNPETVSTDYDTSDRLYFEPLTKEDVLNIIEAENPDGIIIQFGGQTPLKLAVPLKEYLQREDIAVKTKIWGTSPDSIDIAEDREKFEKILEQLNIKQPPNGIARSFEEALIVANRIGYPVVVRPSYVLGGRAMKIVYDSQELEQYINYAAQVEPDHPILIDKFLENAIEVDVDAIADATGKVVIGGIMEHIEEAGVHSGDSACSIPYTTLLPSVVQEIRDCTVRIAQALKVVGLINIQFAVQDNIVYVLEANPRASRTVPYVSKATGRPLAKLAALVMSGKTLDDLGVHREIIPPHVAVKEAVLPFDKFPGTDTLLGPEMRSTGEVMGIDEDFGKAFAKAELAAGVILSTKGTVFISMNDRDKEAIVPVAKQLQELGFKIVATAGTRKTLLEHGLKDVELVLKLHEGRPHVIDWIKNHQIQFIINTPSSGEESQTDARRIRRCALDYKLPIITTIAGAKATVEAIRTLKSQPLGVKAIQDYIASL, encoded by the coding sequence ATGCCACGTCGTAACGATATTAACAAAATCCTCCTCCTGGGGTCAGGTCCTATTGTAATCGGACAGGCATGCGAATTCGACTACTCTGGCACCCAAGCCTGTAAGGCACTAAGGGAAGAGGGTTATGAGGTAGTATTAGTGAACTCGAACCCCGCTACGATTATGACCGACCCGGAAATGGCAGACCGGACCTACATAGAACCTATACTACCAGAATTTGTGGAAAAAATAATTGCCAAGGAAAGGCCAGATGCCCTATTGCCCACAATGGGGGGACAAACTGCTTTAAACACGGCAGTAGCCTTGGCAGAATCAGGGGTTTTGAGTAAATACGGTGTGGAGTTGATTGGAGCAAAACTGTCGGCCATCAAAATGGCTGAAGACAGACAGTTGTTCAAAGAAGCCATGATGCGCATTGGAATACCCGTTTGCCCCTCCGGTATTGCCACCACGGTGGAGGAAGCCAAAGCTGTAGCGGCAGAAATTGGCTCATATCCCCTCATTATCCGCCCAGCCTTCACCCTGGGAGGTACAGGCGGCGGCATAGCCTACAACCAAGAGGAATTCGAGGAAATGGCCAAATTCGGTCTAGATACCTCCCCCGTCTCTCAGATTCTCATCGAAAAATCCCTCATAGGCTGGAAGGAGTACGAGTTAGAGGTAATGCGGGATTTGGCCGACAATGTGGTCATCATCTGTTCTATTGAAAACGTAGATCCCATGGGAATACACACGGGTGACTCTATCACCGTCGCTCCCGCCCAAACCCTCACCGACAAAGAATACCAACGACTGCGAGACTACGCTAAGGCCATCATCAGAGAAATAGGGGTGGAAACCGGGGGATCTAATATTCAGTTTGCTGTCAACCCCGACAATGGGGAAGTAATTGTAATAGAGATGAATCCTCGTGTATCTCGCTCTTCAGCCCTGGCCTCAAAAGCAACAGGCTTCCCCATCGCTAAATTCGCCGCCAAGTTGGCAGTAGGTTACACCCTGGATGAGATTAAAAATGACATTACCAAGAAAACACCAGCCTCCTTTGAGCCCACCATAGACTATGTGGTAACTAAAATCCCCCGCTTCGCCTTCGAGAAATTCCCCGGCGCCCAGCCCGTTTTGACCACTCAGATGAAGTCTGTGGGGGAAGTGATGGCCATTGGGCGCACCTTCTGTGAATCCTTCCAAAAGGCTATCAGAGGCTTGGAAATAGGACGAGGAGGCTTCGGCTGTGATCGCCAGGAGACAATCCCACCCCTCTCCCAAGTCACTGCCAGTCTCCGTACCCCCAACCCCGAGCGGATTTTCAGTATCTACCATGCCTTTAAATTGGGGATGACAGTAGAACAAGTCCACGAGTTGACGGCCATAGATCCCTGGTTTTTAGATAAAATGCAACAGCTGGTGGAAATGGAAAAATTCCTTAAACGTACCCCCCTCCACCAAATCACCGCCGAACAGATGCGCACCATTAAACAACATGGATTCAGCGATCGTCAGATTGCCTTCGCTACCAAAACCACAGAAGACGAAGTGAGGGCCTATCGCAAATCCCTGGGAGTAGTTCCCGTCTATAAACTTGTAGATACTTGTGCTGCGGAGTTTGAGGCCTACACCCCCTACTACTATTCCACCTATGAAGCGGGAGAAACAGAAAACCCCCCCTCAGACAGGCCAAAGGTAATGATTCTGGGAGGAGGGCCCAATCGCATCGGCCAGGGCATAGAATTCGACTACTGTTGCTGTCATGCGGTCTTTGCCCTCAAAAAGGCCGGATATGAGACAATAATGGTGAATTCCAACCCGGAAACCGTCTCCACCGACTACGATACCAGCGATCGCCTCTACTTTGAACCCCTCACCAAGGAGGATGTTCTCAACATCATTGAGGCCGAAAATCCCGATGGGATCATCATTCAATTCGGCGGCCAAACACCCTTGAAACTGGCTGTACCCCTCAAAGAATATCTCCAAAGGGAAGACATCGCTGTAAAAACCAAAATATGGGGCACCTCCCCCGACTCCATCGACATTGCCGAAGACAGGGAGAAATTTGAAAAAATACTAGAACAATTGAACATAAAACAACCCCCTAATGGCATCGCCCGCAGCTTTGAGGAGGCCCTCATTGTGGCCAATCGCATCGGTTATCCGGTGGTAGTGCGTCCCTCTTATGTTTTGGGAGGAAGGGCTATGAAAATCGTCTATGACTCCCAGGAGTTGGAACAATACATCAACTATGCGGCACAGGTGGAACCTGACCACCCCATCCTCATTGACAAATTCCTAGAAAACGCCATCGAGGTGGATGTGGACGCTATTGCCGATGCCACCGGCAAGGTAGTAATTGGCGGTATCATGGAACACATCGAAGAAGCAGGGGTTCACTCCGGCGACTCGGCCTGTTCCATCCCCTATACCACCCTTCTTCCTTCAGTAGTACAAGAAATACGAGACTGCACTGTCAGGATAGCCCAGGCCCTCAAGGTAGTTGGCTTAATCAATATTCAGTTTGCAGTACAGGATAATATAGTCTACGTGTTAGAGGCCAATCCCCGAGCCTCCCGTACTGTTCCGTATGTATCAAAGGCTACAGGGAGACCACTGGCTAAACTGGCGGCCCTGGTAATGTCTGGCAAAACCCTAGACGACCTAGGAGTTCACCGGGAAATCATCCCTCCCCACGTGGCAGTGAAAGAGGCTGTATTACCCTTCGACAAGTTTCCCGGCACTGACACCCTCCTCGGCCCAGAAATGCGCAGTACAGGAGAAGTAATGGGTATTGACGAAGATTTTGGTAAGGCCTTCGCTAAGGCGGAATTGGCGGCGGGTGTGATTTTAAGCACCAAAGGCACCGTATTTATCTCCATGAATGATCGAGACAAGGAGGCCATTGTGCCGGTGGCTAAACAATTGCAGGAATTGGGCTTTAAGATTGTGGCCACCGCCGGCACCCGTAAAACCCTCCTGGAGCATGGCCTAAAAGACGTAGAATTGGTGTTAAAACTCCATGAGGGAAGGCCCCACGTCATCGACTGGATTAAGAACCACCAAATCCAGTTTATCATCAACACCCCAAGCAGTGGGGAAGAGTCACAGACGGATGCCAGAAGAATCCGTCGTTGTGCTCTAGACTACAAGCTGCCCATCATTACCACCATTGCCGGGGCAAAAGCTACAGTGGAGGCCATTCGCACCCTCAAATCCCAACCTCTGGGAGTGAAGGCAATACAAGACTACATTGCTAGTCTCTAG
- the glmU gene encoding bifunctional UDP-N-acetylglucosamine diphosphorylase/glucosamine-1-phosphate N-acetyltransferase GlmU, which produces MLAVAILAAGKGTRMKSQLPKVLHQLAGKTLVERTIESCQQVKPNRLFVIIGYKGDLVKEALSHRKDVEFVEQREQLGTGHAIQQLIPHLGDFEGDLLVLNGDVPLLRQETVAQLVKTHQENGNQATLLTAIIPNPQGYGRVFCGENNLVRQIVEDKDCNEQQRENNRINAGVYCFHWQSLKTVLPRLSTNNEQQEYYLTEVFDYLERVMAVDVADPEEITGINHRCHLAVAHEILQNRIREKWMMAGVTMINPESITIDDTVQLGTDVIIEPGTHLRGNTVIGDNCRIGPNCYISDSKLGQNVTVLYSVITETEVGDNTRIGPYAHLRGGVFIGEACRIGNFVEIKKSTIGRKTNVAHLSYIGDATLGDEVNVGAGTITANYDGIKKHPTVIGNRSKTGANSVLVAPVTVGEDVTIAAGSVITEDVPNDCLAIARERQKIIPGWRPKARD; this is translated from the coding sequence ATGTTAGCTGTAGCAATCCTTGCAGCCGGGAAAGGCACTAGAATGAAATCACAACTGCCTAAGGTATTACACCAGTTAGCAGGCAAAACACTAGTAGAGAGGACCATTGAGAGTTGTCAGCAAGTAAAACCAAACCGTCTGTTTGTAATTATCGGCTATAAGGGGGATTTAGTCAAAGAAGCCCTGAGTCATCGGAAAGACGTGGAGTTTGTTGAACAAAGGGAACAATTGGGCACAGGACATGCTATACAACAGTTAATACCCCATTTAGGGGATTTTGAGGGGGATTTGCTAGTATTAAATGGGGATGTGCCGCTGTTAAGACAGGAAACAGTGGCTCAACTGGTAAAAACCCATCAGGAAAACGGAAATCAGGCTACCCTGTTAACAGCAATTATACCCAACCCCCAGGGATATGGTAGAGTTTTCTGTGGGGAGAATAACCTCGTCAGGCAAATTGTAGAAGACAAAGACTGTAATGAGCAACAGAGGGAAAATAATCGCATCAATGCTGGTGTCTACTGCTTCCACTGGCAGTCTCTAAAGACGGTATTGCCTCGACTGAGTACTAACAATGAGCAACAGGAATATTACCTGACAGAGGTATTTGACTACTTGGAGAGGGTAATGGCTGTGGATGTGGCTGACCCTGAGGAGATTACGGGCATAAACCATCGTTGCCACCTGGCTGTGGCCCATGAAATCCTGCAAAACCGCATCAGGGAGAAATGGATGATGGCTGGGGTAACCATGATTAACCCGGAGAGTATTACTATCGATGACACAGTACAGTTAGGGACAGACGTAATTATAGAGCCAGGGACCCATCTAAGGGGCAACACTGTCATTGGGGACAATTGTCGTATCGGCCCCAATTGTTATATAAGCGACAGTAAACTAGGGCAAAATGTGACTGTCCTTTACTCAGTGATTACGGAGACTGAAGTTGGGGATAATACAAGAATTGGCCCTTACGCCCACCTCAGAGGGGGGGTTTTCATTGGCGAGGCCTGTAGAATTGGTAACTTCGTTGAAATCAAAAAGAGCACAATAGGAAGGAAAACCAATGTAGCCCACCTGTCCTATATAGGGGATGCAACCTTAGGGGATGAGGTGAATGTGGGGGCGGGGACAATTACGGCCAATTACGATGGTATTAAGAAACATCCCACAGTAATAGGAAATCGCAGCAAAACCGGGGCAAATAGTGTTTTGGTGGCTCCCGTTACGGTGGGAGAAGACGTGACAATTGCCGCAGGCTCAGTCATTACGGAGGATGTGCCTAATGACTGTCTGGCAATTGCCCGAGAAAGACAAAAGATAATCCCCGGCTGGCGCCCTAAGGCTAGAGACTAG
- the tilS gene encoding tRNA lysidine(34) synthetase TilS — protein MWTKYHARLHQTLKNRNLLPKHSKILIALSGGQDSLCLTRLCLDLQPKWHWQIAVAHFNHNWEHDRGLAEHVANICSSWGVEFHVVTAASTIKETEAEARRHRYQALTDIACRCGFSYLLTAHTLSDRAETFIYNLIRGAGLEGLTALNWTRRLNCHVTLVRPLLNFTRQETGDFCRQFHLPVWQDKYNQDRKFARNRIRLDLIPYLQREFNNQVEKHLAQTAEILRAELEYLEAETERIYRLVFNAKTNSIKCKSLREYPLNFQRRVIKKFLASNLSKMPNFEQIESVVRLIYAPNKTTTSTLADHMAVTVEDEELKLVNVSELNNNNSARTIES, from the coding sequence ATGTGGACTAAATACCATGCCAGATTACATCAAACCCTCAAGAACCGCAATTTGCTGCCAAAACATTCTAAAATTCTTATAGCTCTTTCTGGTGGACAGGATTCTCTTTGTCTCACACGTCTTTGTTTAGACTTACAACCCAAGTGGCATTGGCAAATAGCAGTAGCTCATTTTAATCATAACTGGGAACATGACCGGGGATTAGCAGAACATGTAGCCAACATTTGTAGTAGCTGGGGAGTGGAATTTCATGTTGTCACTGCTGCCTCCACCATAAAAGAGACTGAAGCCGAAGCCAGAAGGCATCGTTATCAGGCTTTGACTGACATTGCCTGTCGATGTGGCTTTTCCTACCTCTTGACGGCACATACCCTCAGTGATCGTGCTGAGACTTTCATCTATAATCTAATAAGGGGCGCCGGCTTGGAGGGATTAACTGCTTTGAATTGGACTAGGAGACTCAATTGCCATGTTACCCTAGTTCGTCCTCTTTTGAATTTTACTCGTCAGGAAACCGGTGATTTTTGTCGACAGTTTCATTTACCGGTTTGGCAGGATAAATACAACCAAGATAGAAAGTTTGCCCGTAATCGTATCCGTCTTGATTTAATCCCCTACCTCCAGAGGGAATTTAATAACCAAGTCGAAAAACATCTGGCTCAAACCGCAGAAATTTTAAGGGCAGAATTAGAGTATTTAGAAGCGGAAACAGAAAGAATATATCGGCTAGTCTTTAATGCCAAAACTAATAGCATTAAATGTAAATCTCTCAGGGAATATCCCCTCAACTTCCAGAGGAGAGTTATAAAAAAATTTCTGGCTTCAAATCTTTCTAAAATGCCAAATTTTGAACAAATAGAATCTGTAGTAAGGCTGATATATGCCCCTAATAAAACCACTACTTCTACTTTGGCGGATCACATGGCAGTCACCGTGGAAGATGAAGAATTAAAACTAGTTAATGTCTCTGAATTAAATAACAACAATAGTGCCAGGACAATAGAGAGTTAG
- a CDS encoding cobyrinate a,c-diamide synthase — protein sequence MAFIIAGERSGVGKTTVTLAILSYLKNQGKSIQSFKVGPDYIDPMFHTAITKRPCRNLDPILTSPDYTRWCYEYHCRGVEVAVVEGVMGLFDGIPHEDYFAYGSTAHIARLLDLPVILVIDCSRLSVSIAAIIVGYTSLDRGVKIAGVILNQVASEKHLSLLKAGLAVTGIPLMGVWFRDESIALQSRHLGLIPVEEIPQQQSFFTRLATLAAKNIYWQQLTPYLQPPTSTSRQYFLPFSERKFPLKIAIARDKSFNFYYQDNLDIFQHLGVELLTFSPLKDNRLPEGVSGLYLGGGFPEVFAEELAENWRLKESIKRAIDGGMPTYAECGGMMYLAREIEDFEGKKWPMVAIFPHRVKMTKKLTLGYRKVITLKDTPMFSQNTILVGHEFHRAVDEETPKNPLWEFRDYYTGKLLSYQGWYNPSRQVYASYLHLHFANNLREVTKFVQLCLFYWHSKKA from the coding sequence ATGGCATTTATCATCGCCGGCGAGAGAAGTGGTGTTGGCAAAACTACCGTTACCCTTGCAATACTTTCGTACTTAAAGAATCAGGGCAAATCCATCCAGTCGTTTAAAGTGGGGCCAGATTATATTGACCCCATGTTTCACACAGCAATAACAAAACGTCCTTGTAGAAACTTGGATCCCATTTTAACCTCTCCCGACTACACTCGTTGGTGTTATGAGTATCACTGTCGTGGGGTGGAGGTAGCAGTGGTGGAGGGGGTAATGGGTTTATTTGATGGCATCCCTCATGAGGATTATTTTGCTTATGGTAGCACAGCCCATATAGCCAGGTTGTTGGACTTGCCGGTTATTTTGGTGATTGACTGTAGTCGTTTAAGTGTATCTATAGCCGCCATAATTGTAGGATATACCAGTCTAGATAGGGGGGTAAAAATTGCCGGTGTCATCCTCAATCAAGTAGCCAGTGAGAAACATTTATCTCTTCTCAAAGCCGGCTTAGCAGTTACTGGTATACCCCTTATGGGGGTTTGGTTTCGCGACGAAAGTATTGCCTTACAGTCAAGACATTTAGGTTTAATCCCCGTTGAGGAAATCCCCCAACAACAGAGTTTTTTCACTCGTCTTGCCACTTTAGCCGCCAAGAATATCTACTGGCAACAATTGACTCCCTATTTACAGCCACCAACCTCTACTTCTCGTCAATATTTTCTTCCCTTCTCTGAGAGGAAATTCCCCCTAAAAATTGCCATTGCCAGAGACAAAAGTTTTAATTTTTATTATCAGGATAATCTTGACATTTTTCAACATCTGGGAGTAGAATTGCTAACCTTTAGTCCTCTGAAAGATAATCGCCTACCCGAAGGAGTGTCTGGCCTATATTTAGGGGGGGGATTTCCAGAGGTTTTTGCTGAAGAATTAGCTGAAAATTGGCGGCTAAAAGAGTCAATTAAGAGGGCAATTGATGGGGGAATGCCAACCTATGCCGAATGTGGAGGAATGATGTATTTGGCCAGGGAAATTGAGGATTTTGAGGGGAAAAAATGGCCCATGGTAGCTATTTTTCCTCATAGGGTGAAAATGACTAAAAAACTCACTCTCGGCTACCGAAAGGTGATTACCCTTAAAGATACCCCCATGTTTAGTCAAAATACCATTTTGGTGGGGCATGAATTCCATCGCGCAGTCGACGAGGAAACCCCAAAAAATCCCCTTTGGGAGTTTAGGGACTATTATACTGGCAAATTGCTTTCTTATCAAGGATGGTATAACCCTTCCCGGCAGGTTTATGCTTCTTATTTACACCTTCATTTTGCCAATAATCTTAGAGAAGTCACAAAATTTGTTCAGCTTTGTTTATTCTATTGGCATTCGAAAAAGGCCTGA
- the pxcA gene encoding proton extrusion protein PcxA, with protein MFERIIRTTKRWIANNAENALSDAYQRALYIKKIEDEHFRGQKISPKNCNYSETVCNYFQEELKSHLRLIKLRLNQFRANNSIHSFFDSELGGENKDILDKLNFIDSIVKRYEKPDYYDTSSVVLDDKQSYLNGRGSREVKEELETVSDKTSVLPRSFLRALRRIREEIDPGIPSSEEEVIRSFRKSKYKTAVSIKFLLVLIIVPLLVHNITKITLGRILVDPYFAKHQEIIFINRDLKEEALEELRIYEENLELKIMLGITPELSPEEKREKIKEKARELAEEYRYRGANAIKNIIGDFFAIMAFTAVLVSSKRELSILKSFIDEIIYGLSDSAKAFLIILFTDMFVGFHSPHGWEVILEAISRHFGLPENRDFNYLFIATFPVILDTVLKYWIFRYLNRLSPSAVATYRSMNE; from the coding sequence ATGTTTGAAAGGATAATTCGCACCACAAAACGGTGGATAGCTAACAATGCGGAAAATGCCCTTTCTGATGCCTACCAGCGGGCATTATACATCAAAAAAATAGAAGACGAACACTTTAGGGGTCAAAAAATCTCTCCGAAAAACTGCAACTATAGCGAGACGGTTTGTAATTATTTTCAAGAAGAATTAAAATCACACCTTCGCCTTATTAAGCTAAGACTAAACCAGTTTAGAGCTAACAATTCAATTCACAGTTTTTTCGATTCGGAGTTGGGAGGGGAAAACAAGGATATTCTAGACAAATTGAATTTTATTGACAGCATAGTAAAGCGATATGAAAAACCTGATTACTATGACACAAGCTCCGTAGTTTTGGACGATAAACAATCCTACCTGAATGGAAGGGGTTCAAGAGAAGTAAAGGAAGAATTGGAAACTGTTTCAGATAAAACCAGTGTTTTGCCCCGTTCTTTCCTGAGGGCTCTTCGTAGGATTAGAGAAGAAATAGATCCAGGAATCCCTAGTAGTGAAGAGGAAGTTATTAGAAGTTTTAGAAAATCTAAATACAAGACAGCAGTCTCAATAAAGTTTCTCTTGGTATTGATTATTGTGCCCCTGTTAGTACACAATATAACTAAGATTACTCTGGGGAGAATATTGGTGGATCCCTATTTTGCTAAACACCAGGAAATAATATTCATCAACAGAGACTTAAAAGAAGAAGCCTTGGAAGAATTGAGAATATATGAAGAAAACCTGGAACTGAAAATTATGCTCGGAATAACGCCGGAATTATCCCCGGAAGAAAAGCGAGAAAAAATAAAAGAAAAGGCAAGGGAATTGGCAGAGGAATACCGCTACAGGGGCGCAAATGCTATTAAGAATATCATAGGGGATTTTTTCGCTATTATGGCCTTTACGGCAGTGTTGGTTTCCAGTAAAAGAGAATTGTCAATATTAAAATCCTTTATCGATGAAATCATATATGGCTTGAGTGATTCCGCTAAGGCTTTTCTGATTATCCTATTTACAGACATGTTTGTGGGTTTCCACTCCCCTCACGGTTGGGAAGTTATCCTAGAAGCCATTAGCCGTCACTTCGGGTTGCCAGAAAATCGAGACTTTAACTATCTGTTTATTGCTACCTTCCCCGTTATCCTAGATACGGTGTTGAAATACTGGATTTTCCGTTATCTCAACCGTCTTTCTCCTTCTGCCGTGGCTACCTACAGAAGCATGAATGAATAA
- a CDS encoding DUF1232 domain-containing protein, producing the protein MRINPLAIYNLYGGLLRNPRWRHWVILATLIYILCPLDISPDILPLAGQLDDFVLLSMLIAEMSQMIFRGNSTQPIEEKKQEKTIDVDAVSID; encoded by the coding sequence ATGAGAATCAATCCCCTAGCCATATATAATCTGTATGGAGGGCTATTGCGCAATCCCAGATGGCGTCACTGGGTTATCCTGGCCACACTGATTTATATATTATGTCCATTGGATATATCCCCCGACATTCTGCCTTTAGCGGGACAATTGGACGATTTTGTGTTACTGTCCATGTTAATTGCCGAGATGTCACAGATGATTTTTAGGGGAAATTCGACACAGCCAATAGAAGAGAAAAAACAGGAAAAAACCATTGATGTAGACGCGGTATCTATAGATTAA